Within Desulfobacter sp., the genomic segment CCGCATGGCCACGTAATTCACCGTCCATTCCCCGATGCCCCGGATGGCGGAAAATTCTTTTTCAAAGGTTTCAAAGGATTGGTTGGGGTTCAGGGAGAAGGCCTGGGCCATCAGCCCCTGTACGGTATTGGCGATGGTGGCCTGCCTGGCCCCGGTGATGCCCATGCCTGCCAGGCCGGTTTCCGCCAATTCACCGGGGCCGGGGAAAAAATAATCCAGTCCATGGGGAAAGTTATCTGTTTTACGCCCTGCCTTTTCGGCAATACGCGACGCCAGGGTGGAGGCGGCCTGTACCGATATCTGCTGGCCCAGGATTGCCCTGATGCAGAGTTCAAATGCATCAAAGGCAACGGGCAGCCGGGGGACATGGCCCTCTTTCATTCCTTTGGACAGGCAAGGGTCTGTCTTGAATTTCTTATTGATATGGGAAAAGCGGGTGTCCAGGTCGAACATCCGGCGGACCCGGTTATGGATCTCCATATAACACCGGATGTCATCGCAGAAGATGCCCAGTTCCAGGGCCGATTTTCCGGGATTGTCCCGGACCGTGAAATATCCTTTTGCCCCCTTTGTCCTGAAGGTCCTGGCATAGGTTCCCTTATGGATGCGCTCCACCCCCTTAATCACACGGATCTTCATGAATTCAAGGATCTGGGAAAAATTGAAGGGCGTTTCATAGGGGAGTAAAAGGGCGGTATTGCCCCCCTCGGAAGCGTTTGTCTCTTTTTTCACCGCCGAGGGGGTCATGCCGAAGATCTCCTTGAACACCTGGTTGAATTGCCGGATAGAGCCGAATCCGGAGGCAAAGGCGATGTCGGTGACGGACTGGTTGGAAAACATAAGCAGCTTTTTGGCGAACAGGGCCCGGTGGTACCTGGCGAGCTTTACCGGCGGCACCCCCAGGTTGTCGATGAATAATTGGCGCAGGTGGCGGTCCGAGATTTTCAGCGTTTTTGCCAGATCTGTAACACCATGGGTGTTGAGATAACCGTCGTAAATCATTTTCAATGCTGTCTGAACGGTGAGGGTGCCCCGGGGGTGGGCGTTGCAATAATCCAGGCGGATATCCGGGCGGCACCGCAGGCAGGGGCGGTAAAACCGGTCAAGGGCCTCGAATATGTCATTGAAATAGACCACATTCTCTTCCTTGGCCGTGGGGGCGGGGCAGGAGGGACGGCAGAAAACCCCCGTGGTCTTTACCCCGAAAAAGAATTTTCCGTCAAAGTTTTTATCCTTGGTGATCCTGGCAATTCTGTATGCTTCTTTTATCACGTCTTTTGGGTGCCCTTTCCCCGTCCAGGCCTTTTTACCTGCCAGTTTCCTTTATTTTTTGTATTTT encodes:
- a CDS encoding DNA-3-methyladenine glycosylase 2 family protein, with the protein product MIKEAYRIARITKDKNFDGKFFFGVKTTGVFCRPSCPAPTAKEENVVYFNDIFEALDRFYRPCLRCRPDIRLDYCNAHPRGTLTVQTALKMIYDGYLNTHGVTDLAKTLKISDRHLRQLFIDNLGVPPVKLARYHRALFAKKLLMFSNQSVTDIAFASGFGSIRQFNQVFKEIFGMTPSAVKKETNASEGGNTALLLPYETPFNFSQILEFMKIRVIKGVERIHKGTYARTFRTKGAKGYFTVRDNPGKSALELGIFCDDIRCYMEIHNRVRRMFDLDTRFSHINKKFKTDPCLSKGMKEGHVPRLPVAFDAFELCIRAILGQQISVQAASTLASRIAEKAGRKTDNFPHGLDYFFPGPGELAETGLAGMGITGARQATIANTVQGLMAQAFSLNPNQSFETFEKEFSAIRGIGEWTVNYVAMRGLGMVDSFPATDLGIIKALAQKEKRPGKKEILKRAENWRPYRAYAALCLWNR